CAGCTGGAGCACGGCCGGCTGCCCGAGCCGACCATGGCCCTGCTGGTCTCCGGCGGGCACTCCTCGCTGCTGATGTCCACCGACATCACCAGCGACGTCCGCCCGCTCGGCGCCACCATCGACGACGCCGCCGGCGAGGCCTTCGACAAGGTCGCCCGGGTGCTCGGTCTCGGCTTCCCCGGCGGGCCGGTCGTCGACCGGATGGCCCGCGACGGCGACGGGAAGGCCATCGCCTTCCCGCGCGGCCTCAGCACGGCGAGCGACCCCGCCTACGACTTCTCGTTCTCCGGCCTGAAGACCGCCGTCGCCCGCTGGGTCGAGGCCAAGCGCCGGGCCGGCGAGGAGGTGCCGGTCGCCGACGTCGCCGCGTCCTTCCAGGAGGCCGTCACCGACGTGCTCACCCGCAAGGCCGTCCGCGCCTGCAAGGACAACGGCGTCGACCACCTGATGATCGGCGGCGGTGTCGCCGCCAACTCCCGGCTCCGCGAGATGGCCCAGCAGCGCTGCGACCGGGCCGGCATCGTGCTCCGGGTGCCCCGCCCGGGCCTGTGCACCGACAACGGCGCCATGGTCGCCGCGCTCGGCGCCGAGATGGTCCGCCGGGGCCGCACCCCCTCCGCCCTCGACCTGTCCGCGGACTCCTCGCTGCCGGTCACCGAGGTGCACGTCCCGCACACCGAGTTCCACGCGCACGCGCACGAGTCGCTGCGGTGACCCGTGCCCTGATGTGGGAGGCCCGCGCCGCCGAGGGGCGGGCCGCCGACCTGGAGCGCTGGGTGCGCGACCACGCCCTGCCCGACCTGCGCGCCGCCGCCCCCGAACGCCTCGAACTGCTCACCGCCGAGGGCGACCGCGTCCTGCTCATCACCTGGTGGACGGGCGAGCCCGGGCACGTCCCCGATCCGCCGGACGGGTTGACCGCGCGACCCGTCCACCGCTGGTCGTTCACCAGTGCGCACGTCGAGTAG
This genomic window from Streptomyces sp. TLI_235 contains:
- a CDS encoding O-sialoglycoprotein endopeptidase; this encodes MADEPLVLGIETSCDETGVGIVHGTTLLADAVASSVNDHARFGGVVPEIASRAHLEAMVPTIRRALDTAGIKATDLDGIAVTAGPGLAGALLVGVSAAKAYAWALDKPLYGVNHLASHICVDQLEHGRLPEPTMALLVSGGHSSLLMSTDITSDVRPLGATIDDAAGEAFDKVARVLGLGFPGGPVVDRMARDGDGKAIAFPRGLSTASDPAYDFSFSGLKTAVARWVEAKRRAGEEVPVADVAASFQEAVTDVLTRKAVRACKDNGVDHLMIGGGVAANSRLREMAQQRCDRAGIVLRVPRPGLCTDNGAMVAALGAEMVRRGRTPSALDLSADSSLPVTEVHVPHTEFHAHAHESLR